Genomic DNA from Salvia miltiorrhiza cultivar Shanhuang (shh) chromosome 1, IMPLAD_Smil_shh, whole genome shotgun sequence:
ATAATTCTATACGCATCACTTATCTTGTTGCCTTCACTACAGtcaccaaaagatacaatctaatttcttctatgtttgcttctatgttctgtcgtagtggtgatctcatatcttaatagctctatgttcatagggattcattccataggcatacttaatcgcgcttgcgtaaatcatttcattcaataacaacataacatagttattaacagttactcactttgctattacgaaaattttcactttttgtaaacattaactcaaaacttggaagagcataccattctgcttcgttgagtgtgatacgatgaagtgctgagctttgtcgattgaactctagacactttagtgatccattctaagtttggcttaaataaactcttaggctcagagcaaatgaactgctctgataccactctgtcacgaccggccttaattaaggataattaatccgggaaaaccatgactggggaagggaaattaagaagcgggttgagAAAGGGGCgtataaaagaatactcaaaggacttgaatacgcgtgaaatattccttaaaagggaaaaaggcataggtcgcataaaaagggtactcaaagaacttgtatacgcgttatattccttaaaaggaaaaaggcatcgttaggggcttggctaaaacattatcagagtttgcaacggaagatgtaactgaaataatcagtgtttatagcggaatgcataactgagatacatgtatgaagacatgtatcctttctgagcctactttaagttcgacaaaaactccactcagcaacaacacttcatcgcccatcacagctcaacctgcacaaacataaacatcgaagggctaagtacaagagtacttagtgggcagttgccaagcatataacataacatcattaacaatttcacaatatcgcataagaggcatgagtttctttcatatcctttgctcattaaacatttccaaattcataaatagcataagggcattcttcatcatcaatcttcattaacaaacatcgtgtcgtggagaaggccttccccaacgaacacgggcatcgcaccgtgaagggggcctccctcagcggtcacggcatcgtactattgagggaggcctcccccaatagacgctgtaacactggcatactggcatactggcatcgcgccgcgagagagacctctctcagcggacacgggcatcgtgccgtgaggaaggccctcctcagcggacacggcatcgtactgttgagggaggcctcccccaacagacgcaagcatcaaacataagcataaacttatcagcgtaaagcattcaagcgtaaataagcgtaatcatttaatgtgcatcataataaagcttaactcatttaagcgtaataaagcataccatacttgaagatccaatttgcattttaaagcataacacttgcatagcattttatttacgcgtaagaaattgcccacctgatagcaaagttttgctaaggtactctaactccttgtgtagttattactctcgcgcttgaccttaatcacgagaatataaaataagacattgcctcgaggaaaattcttaattaatgagaaagcgttatttaactatgcatgaatctggtatgcatgaactaatactctgagcgataatcgggaattctactattaatcctcgttaatagatttagctaattctcgtctagcgcggtcgaataaaactgtgcTTCTTCCTTtcccatcggaatattctaataAATCTCGCCTTGTATTTGATCAAAATAaaagaactaactcggcttcaatcgaggtgtgaccttgtagaaattatcgggcttttcgatagaaataaataattgaaaacatttctcttgagttaagaacaccaacaatattcttactcgtctttctttaataattggatttataattaaaaccaattaaatacttttattgcaagtaaaaatgcaatttcatgtcatgcttagcatataataagtaatttacttaaaatatgcacataataataatacaatattattatGTAATCATcttttgagaaaaataattaattaaactaaataaatagtctaattaataagtatccatttttttctttgaaCTGCAGCCCAGTTAAATAATAAGGTAGCccatttctttaaaaaaataacataagcCCAATGTTTCAATTTAAATCAGAACCTAAAgactttaataaaatcggcccatagcCAAAGCCTAATACCATTTAAACACAAGCCCAAATTCcatttaaaaatcggcccatcacttATTAAAATTCGGCCCACgactcggcccaaaataaagaaataacccggcccaatgtaatggcccaacgaaatataaatgggcaTATGGAATAATAGTCCATCATAAACTTTACATTAGCCCAAATCTTTAAACAATTAGAGCCCATCAgcaaattaaagaaaaaggcCCAAACTTAAAATAACTCGGCCCAATTAACAAGGGAGTGGCCCAAACATAGcccaatttctctctctctttctaaactctcgatctctctctcaactctcaaacCAGCCGAcactctccttctctctcaaaCCAGCCGCAcgcctcttctccctctcactctcgactcgcCTTCACACGAGGCGTCCGCCGCCGCGACTCCGGCGCCGTTCATCTTCCCTCGTCTCAACCCTGAAAGGAGAAGCACAAGCTCTAATCTTCCTGAATCGACATCGCCGCCGCTGTAACTGGAAGGCCGGGAGATTCGCCGCGCCGCTGTTTCGATCCGCCACTGCCGCGGAACCGGCGAGCGGCGCTGTTGCTGCTCTGTTATTCCGGCGAGCAGGGGATTTTCGTTcgtcctctctctctttttttaaaaCTGAACTCTAataatctctctcctctcctcccAATTTCcgacagaaaaagaaaaaggcagCGGCTTGCCGCCGAGCCGTCGCCGGCCGTGAGCAGCCCCCGGCTGTTCTCACCCACTTCTATTCCGGCAAGTAGCAGCGAAAGCCGCCGCCGATCCCTGTGTTCACGGCTCAGCAGCCTCACAATCTCAGCCCTCTCCTCGCCGATCGACTGCAACGAAGGTCGCCACCTTCGACGGCCTCCTCCAACAACTCACACATCCCGACTCACAACAACAGCGACAACAGCTTCATCTCAACACTCACGCCCACACACAATGCATAGAtactcccttttcttttctttaaccaATTTGTGATAATTCTAAAATGTAGTAGAAAGAACATTTTATGGAACTCATTTATCAGAAAAAGAACAAGGTATGCGTGCTGATTTCTGTGACATAATATGTGTGCGTATCCTCTGTGAATTGTGCAGTCCTAGTTAGTGTTGATTATGTACATGAACATGTCATCGGTGATGGTTTTCTTTATAAAATGAATGACTGATTTTGAGTGTATGTGTGAGTTGGTTTACCTCTTATGAAAATAAGTTGATTTCTCCAGGAGTGAGTTGCTGTAAATTGATGTTGGCTGCTGTGGTGTTTGAATCAGTGGAtagaaactgaaataaattgCTTATTTGCTTAACAATTGCAGGATGAACTTAATCAAAGGAGAAGAAAGCATTGAAGCCAAGCATTACCTTGAGAGCTTCGGCTGAAACGAACTGGAATTGATCCTCTGAATTGTTGgatgaaaatgaaatgagagtgaatattgcatttgttgggtggGGAGCAAGTGGTGGTGGAGTTGATAATTAAAGGTTTGGAGATATTGGAGATAGTGGTGGTGGTTGGCTGAGGGAGGAAAGCAAAAGGTTGGAGTGGTGTTGGTGGAGTAAATACGTGTACATCATTAGCAAAAGAtggaaataaaaattttatctaaactttaattgattgaagagcttttgcttttgtaatatactagacgattttccccaagctgggaactagactgtaatctgtgaactgtaaataaatactgacttcgattttaaatcatcgcatttctgtatccGTTTAGTATCTGCTTCCTTGTTTCCAATattgaaaaattataatataacttaaattaaatctgtagatttaatctgcattgcagtcggaataattcctcgacttctagtaaataatagaaataatatttctatctcatataaattaataacttgactttgctaagtcagttattaaactggataataaattattgaatgactcaataatcctcgtcgcgtttttctcatactttataaaagtataaagctaaaataataactccgtttctgataaaaaaaatcaggaccataaactggattcatttataaaaattttgcatttactagtttcaatcataattaaaagagcgggctactacacgAGAGTAGGAGAAGGAAGAAACACAACTTATCTTTCTAttcttctattttattttataaatttgttCAGCTCCATTGTCTAGTCTTTGGCCCTAATCTGCACcgttattttcttttcatcaaaTTGAATGATCAATTTGGATTTTTTGGGATATTCATACGTCCAGTAAATCTGAATACATCTGTTCAATTAGAAATTGTATTATGTCCGTTTATAAATTGTGTTAAATCTGAATATATTTGTTCAATTAGAAATTGTATTATTTCCGTTTATAAATTGTGTTATGTTCATTTATGTTCTCGACGAATCGCTTTTATTTTCGATACTGTTGtgaaatctttttttttcaaaaaatatttcattaaacgaatttgtaacaaaaaatatttcattaaaattaaatttcaacttTACATTAATAacaagtaataattaaaaaaaatgaaatgaaaattagaattaaaattatttggatgctatattaatttaattttgtattgaatctcacataaaaaatataaattttttaaacatTAACCGTTCTACGGTTAAACTAACACGCGGGCACACGCACACACATTGACTTGACATATTTAACCTAATGTTGTTAACTTACGGTGTGTGAAAATATTAAGGAAATTTATAGTTTACCATAATTAATTCGGAAAAATGATTAGATTCGGAAAAATctcatttatttataaatattttatacggatatatatagaaaaaagtATAAATATCCATCCTATTAATTCAGAATAACCATCCCAGCTCCCTTGTGTTTAACtaataaatagaaaaaagtgATTAAGTTAGttggaatggagggagtaatttttaattaggatttatacctcaattataatttattaattataattttggaTTTGGGCGGATTGAGGATTTAGGGATTAGGGATCAATATTTAAGTCGAGACCGTCTCCGACTCTAATAATTCGGCTGGAACCAAACGACAGAATCTTGGtaattaattctttattttgaTTTCAACATTGTTTTATTCTGCACGCAATTTTGTTTTTGAGTAGCGATATCAAAtcttgcttttattttttaaatatagttTCTTAGTTTCTAAGACGTTAGTGATGGACGATTCAGATTTTCTGCCCAAGAAGGTAGTCTCAAGCTCTCATAGTATATGCTGTCTTTTCTCTTTGATAGTTAGGTAATAGTTTTGGCTCTTTGATGAATTAAAAGTTGTATTTAGTATTCATGATAATTTTTAGATGAAGACACTGAAATCAATCATGTTATCATGTGAATATTTTggctaatatttttttgttggatTGTTGTTAATATTTTGTTATTGGattgttgttttgtttgttaGTCTTCTCGGAGATGCGATAGGATTAGTGAGTTGCCTGATGAAATTATCCTCGTCATATTGTCTTTCCTATCACTGAGGGAATCTGTAACCACTAGTGTTCTCTCTTCCCGATGGTCGGATTTGTGGAAACACACTCCTAATCTCAACTTGGATGCGAAGCTTCTAACCAACCGCTATAAGAAGCCCATAGAAATAATAAACTCGGTTCTCCAATCGCATAAAGCCCCTTCATTGAATGAATTCCGAATCTCTTTGTATGTAAACTATTTAGAGCAGCGCGCAGTCGCGAAATGGCTTGAATTTGTGGTTTCAAGACAAGTTGAGAGGTTGGAATTGGACTTGCTGGGAACAGAGCTTGAGGTTCCAATTTTTAAGGTTTCCCTATTAGAGTTGTTAAGAGAGAGGCCTCAAAATCTGATTGGTTTTAAATCCCTCAAGAGCTTGTGTCTGAAAGGTTTCTTAGTGAGTGGCGAGGTTATAGACTCGTTCCTACGTAATTGCCCTTTGTTGAAGCAATTGGATATCCATTCTTCAACTTTGACATCTGATGTTGTGATTTGTGGCACGGCACTCGCGCTAGAGGAGCTCGATATATATCGTTGTGCTGGTCAATATTCCATACAAGTTTCTGCTCCGAATCTTACTTGCCTCAGGGTCCACTCCACTTCCAAGAAATTACTTGCTTGTGCAGTATTTTCCTGCATTTCCAGACTGAAAACTCTCAGTTTAACCATCCGCCGTCCCAAGGTTAGACTAGCAAGGTTATAAGTCGTTTagaagcttattttgccaaacactttgaagcaGCTGACTTATAAGTAGTTTTTAAAGAGCTTAGCAAAACACCTTTTAATACATCATACTTGAGATGAGTCCTTGATACCTTGTATAGGCGTTTTTAGGGAAAGCCTTTCCGCAAATGCCTATGTTGAAGAAGTTGTTCGTTGGATATGGTCGTGGAGCGTATAAAGACGGTCTCTTGCCTGTAACGGCGTTGATACGGGCATCTCCtcatcttcaagaattcatgTTCAGGGTTTGTGTTCTCTCTCTTTTCAAAACGAAACGAaacatatactatattttttacaTAACAAGTTTTTTCTTGACAAGTTTTTGATTCGTGGTAGCCAACATCTAAAGCTAGATGGAGAGAAGTTGCAACAAATGTTGAAAGACATCCACATTGGCATCTGAAAGTGTTCAAGTTCGGAAGGTTTCTTGAGGGTGCCGGCGGTCATTTGGAATTGCTGAAATATATTTTGGATACTTGCATTGCGCTTGAGAAAATTATTCTCCGCTGTTCATCAAAGTCTCggttttttctcaaaaaaaaatcaaagtctCGGTTTTTATATAAGCAAGAAGCCTACCCACAAGCTGCCAGAGACCTCCTCGAAAAGCTACTTGGTTGCAAACTGCCTGACAACATTCAACTCTATATTGTTTAATTATCCTTGTTATTTTCTACAGTTATTTTCTATAGTTCTATGGAGAAGCATATATTATCAAAGAATAGAGAAGGAAttatcaccattggagtatatTCATTGAACGGTTGTGATTGAAAATGATTTTAAACGTCGCCTTATGCTGGAaggttatataaataaattaataattatcaaATCCTGTATCCGACCTAAACAGATTTGCTTAATTATGGAAGATATTAGGTGTAGATAATACTGACGATCATTCAATAATGAACGTTTAGTTGAACACACAATATTTCAATTAATAATATGATGAACGATACTTACACATATATGATGACGTTTAGTTGAACGCTTTAATGTATATTGACGAAGCTTTATGATGAGTTCAATGATTTACACAAATAAAGTCCATTGTCTTGAAAACCTTACTACCTCAAAATTTGTTATCTAATGGAAGTACCACAGTTAGTGGACActtaaagtattaattaatcaatatatcaatataaatatttaaattcttaatatatattgttgggtatcttcgcctagccagggttcaccgcttgtttcccgaacctcctgtcttccccactcgtgctcaagcacttagttcttcttcttcttcttgctctacttcttcttctcttcagaTTGACTTCTTCTTTTTCAGATCTCGATtcctcttcttctcttctttagaTCTGCTTATCCTTCCAGCAGCAGTACGATCAAGACCAAAGGTGATGGACAGTGAAAGAGCTTCACAGATCTCAGCACAGATAAGCCACCAACAGCCGGAGCCAGGTTCAGAACTCCAATGGCTTAAGAACTTctcaggtaaccaccaaacagggctccgGTGAACTGGAAGACCCGGTGATACCACCACTCACACAGGGAATCCCACACTATCAAAAGAATAACACACActgaaaggaatagcagagcctttctCACTTTTGATAATATGTTCTTCCCCATTTGAATGAGCATCAGGGATTTAATAGGGGTGCAGCAGGTTAACGGGAAATGGTGGAGCGCCATTGAAGGCGATGGAGAAACCAAGGAGATGGGCGGTGGGAAGGTGGAGGAGATGAGAAgtcagagagagagaattagggTAAGGAGGAGCGGCGCAgagagaagtgagagagagtggggtTCGGGAGGGGTATATCAGATAGGTGTAGTGGGCTAGGGTTTAAAGTGGGCTCGGTTTTGGGCTCTAAAGTTGGCCCAGAAAAAGAGATAAATAAGAAATGGGCCAACCTTCACATATCCACCTTTGACACATTGATCATTTAGTCACCAGGGAAGGGCCAGCCATTGAGTTGGAGTTGTCATCACAGCCCCCATTTTTACTCTTATCCTATCACAGAGATAAGAaagagagggtgagaaaaatattatacatatcaatctCAATCTCAAGCCACAGAGATCAACCCAAGaggaaatcaccatttctcaaaccctaaggttatcattgaagacacCACAAAGCACAAACAACACACAGGACACAGACTAAAATAGACACAAAGGAACAAGCATCAGACAAAAAGAGAGacaacaaacaacacaaacCAAAAGAAAACAACACAGAGAACAAGTTAAAGACCTCCAATGTTCAAAGTATTTTTGCATGAGACTAATTTTGAAACAGGTAAACATTTGGTTCCCATATCAGCAGGATTGAATTCAGAAGGAATTTTGTTCAGGATAACATCACCATTTTCAACAACATCCCTGATAAAAATGATACCTGACATCAATATGTTTTGTTCTATCATGGAAAACAGGATTCTTACACAACTGAATAGCAGACTGACTGTCAAAGAAGAGCACAGGTTTATCATCAATAAAGTTAATCTCAAAAAGTACACCATTTAACCATATAGCCTCTTTTACAGCTTCAGTAGCTGCAATATACTCAGATTCAGTAGTAGATAAAGCCACAATACCTTGTAACTGAGACTTCCAACTTATGCAAGATCCACATAAAGTAAACACATTAAAAGCATACATAAACAGATTATAGTCATCAAACCTAGCAGGCTGCCGCCTCACATGTCTCCTTTCCCTATCTCTTGCAAGCACTACAACAAAATTCCCCTATTAGGACTCTCGTAAGTGTCCTATTATGTTATATAATAGGACTATCACATGTATAGGACTTTTGTAAAGAGAGTCCTATTTGCGCTAGTCACAATATGTATAATAGGACACTCACCATAATAGGATGCTCACGAAAGTCCTATTAGAGGATGCTTGAGAACCCATTTTTGTGACACTTAGGAGTGTCCTAATAGCTTACTGTCACCTAAACCTATACAATCTATATTGTTTTACAAATTCTTGTTTAAATTAGATTAATGTTACATTCTATAATTACAAATGTTATATAATCATACATATATAAGACAAAGATTAATTGTAATCATATAAATATTGCTAAATTCATATACATTTTCCATCCGAGTTCGTtacaaaacaacaaaatttaAGAACTTATGAAACAAAACTCCACCAACTCTTCTGTgtacaaaaatttaaaacaagCATGAAGAACCATTAACATGTCTTCAACTCTACCTCCAACCGAGCAACCCTCTGCTCGACCAACTACTTTTCCAGCCTCAGAATGCACTCTCCCAACCTCAACTCGACCTtcaataaaatatcattttatagTTAGATAGATATCACAATGAGCATGAAAAATCATTAACATGTCTTGGGAGTTGGGATAAAATCAAACATTAATTACCATCTTAATGAGTTGCTCAAATTGCTCTTCATTTCCCTCATGAGATTTCTCCGAGCATGTGAGTTCACTAATTTGATCAATCAGATCCATTTCACTCATCTGTAAGCACAAGAAATGGCATACATATATGATATAATTGAATACATTATTTTTCcagaaaaacaaacaaaatttaAGAGTTGCATGCACAAAAAAGTGTGTTAAtgagaaataaaaatcatagtaTACCCTTGCCaaacttttcaaactaaaaGAATGAAAATTCAGCACGTTTATATTAGGAAGCAATTACACTAACCAAACATCACAACCCATAACGTTAGGAGAAATACCTGATAAGTACTACATGAAAGAATAGAAGTTTTCCACATGCAGCTGTGTTGTAGCTTAATTGTCAACAAAAACAATATGACCTGTGAATGGATAAATTAAAGTTAGTTAAGTGCTTGATGACTAACATATTTTTGATGGAAAAGAATGAGAACATTACAGATATGGCAGCAAGCACTCCTCTAGGGAATTTCTCAGTGTAGTTTTTTTACTAACTCTCATTCTATGCCCTTGCTATCAGCAAAGCACCGAACAAATACAGCTACAGCAGCTCCACCTTCTATAGTAAGCTGAAGAAACAAAACAATTGCCATTTAGTAGGCTCCCACATAGCTTTGCTTATAACCG
This window encodes:
- the LOC131005557 gene encoding putative F-box/FBD/LRR-repeat protein At4g13965 produces the protein MDDSDFLPKKSSRRCDRISELPDEIILVILSFLSLRESVTTSVLSSRWSDLWKHTPNLNLDAKLLTNRYKKPIEIINSVLQSHKAPSLNEFRISLYVNYLEQRAVAKWLEFVVSRQVERLELDLLGTELEVPIFKVSLLELLRERPQNLIGFKSLKSLCLKGFLVSGEVIDSFLRNCPLLKQLDIHSSTLTSDVVICGTALALEELDIYRCAGQYSIQVSAPNLTCLRVHSTSKKLLACAVFSCISRLKTLSLTIRRPKAFLGKAFPQMPMLKKLFVGYGRGAYKDGLLPVTALIRASPHLQEFMFRPTSKARWREVATNVERHPHWHLKVFKFGRFLEGAGGHLELLKYILDTCIALEKIILRCSSKSRFFLKKKSKSRFLYKQEAYPQAARDLLEKLLGCKLPDNIQLYIV